In a genomic window of Balnearium lithotrophicum:
- the thyX gene encoding FAD-dependent thymidylate synthase: MRVILLSCNTPDLKEISEKHRHFSFTFLVDGISRACSHQLVRHRPASYSQQSQRYVSMENFPYVKPKSLEGIEVSMEGRNYNYDEVMEFLGKVYSKFVEAGAPKEDARFVLPNACATRVLFTMNGEELVHFLRLRTCSRAQWEIREMAIKMLIELRRKFPELFKNVGPNCYYLGYCTEGKKSCGRPDEVRKFFKNLEEVNVQNN, from the coding sequence TTGAGGGTAATTCTCTTATCCTGTAATACTCCCGATTTGAAAGAGATTTCCGAAAAACACAGACACTTTTCATTTACCTTTCTCGTGGATGGAATATCAAGGGCCTGTTCTCACCAACTTGTAAGGCATAGACCAGCTTCCTACAGTCAGCAGTCCCAAAGGTATGTAAGTATGGAAAATTTCCCTTACGTTAAGCCAAAATCCCTTGAGGGAATTGAAGTTTCAATGGAGGGAAGGAATTACAACTACGATGAAGTAATGGAATTTTTAGGAAAAGTTTACAGTAAGTTTGTCGAGGCTGGGGCTCCCAAAGAGGATGCGAGGTTCGTTCTTCCAAATGCCTGTGCTACAAGGGTTCTCTTTACTATGAACGGAGAGGAGTTGGTTCACTTCCTAAGGCTTAGAACCTGTTCCCGAGCCCAGTGGGAGATAAGGGAAATGGCTATTAAGATGTTAATTGAGCTGAGGAGGAAATTTCCGGAGCTCTTTAAGAACGTTGGTCCCAACTGCTACTACTTGGGTTACTGTACAGAGGGTAAAAAGAGCTGCGGAAGGCCTGATGAGGTGAGGAAATTCTTTAAAAACCTGGAGGAAGTAAATGTTCAAAATAATTGA
- a CDS encoding TldD/PmbA family protein, with protein MFKIIEKAAGLIEKLGVENYDIYAVEGIGTSVEVKEREVNRIKSSITKGLAIRLVSEGRLGFAYTNDVSDDGVRIAIECAKENAKISEPDEYAFSMPQKSELDFPLFDETFDEIPIEKKIEIAKQLEEEALSYSSKIKRVRKASYSDSKGTVYYYNSNENSFSYTTSNFSLSILLAAEEDGSSQMGWDYQSSRFFQNLNPKLVAVTAGSSAVELLGAKPIKTKRVPVIFKNTVFAELISTLSSAFLGNNVLRGKSLFKDRLGYEVASHVLTVYDDPLNLDGAGSCPYDDEGVATKKKAVIERGVLKNFLVDMYSAKKLGLKPTGNGIRSSISSLPTSGVTNLVVERGALNLQELVKTPKEVILVTDAMGLHTINPISGEFSIGISGIYFVDGERVTPVTGMTVAGNVKELLSGITEVGADQKWLGNVCSPSVLVKELTVSGE; from the coding sequence ATGTTCAAAATAATTGAAAAAGCAGCAGGGTTAATCGAAAAGTTGGGAGTTGAAAACTACGATATTTATGCTGTGGAGGGTATAGGAACTTCTGTAGAGGTTAAGGAGAGAGAGGTAAACAGAATAAAGAGCTCGATAACAAAGGGCTTAGCCATCAGACTTGTGTCAGAGGGAAGGTTAGGGTTTGCCTATACGAACGATGTTTCCGACGATGGAGTTAGAATAGCGATTGAGTGTGCTAAGGAAAATGCAAAAATATCGGAGCCGGATGAGTACGCTTTTTCTATGCCCCAGAAGAGTGAATTGGACTTTCCCCTCTTTGATGAAACCTTTGATGAAATACCCATAGAAAAAAAGATTGAAATTGCGAAACAGTTAGAGGAGGAGGCACTAAGTTACAGCAGCAAGATTAAAAGGGTAAGGAAAGCCTCCTATTCAGACTCTAAGGGAACTGTTTACTACTACAACTCAAACGAGAACTCCTTTTCCTATACAACTTCAAACTTTTCATTGAGCATCCTGTTGGCTGCTGAGGAGGATGGGAGCTCCCAAATGGGTTGGGATTACCAGTCAAGCAGGTTCTTCCAAAATCTCAATCCCAAACTTGTAGCTGTAACGGCAGGTAGTAGCGCTGTTGAGCTCCTTGGAGCAAAACCAATAAAGACAAAGAGGGTTCCCGTAATATTTAAAAATACGGTCTTTGCAGAGCTGATAAGCACCCTCTCTTCGGCATTCTTGGGAAACAACGTTTTAAGGGGAAAGTCCCTATTCAAGGACAGGTTGGGCTACGAGGTTGCAAGCCACGTACTAACGGTTTACGATGACCCACTAAACTTGGATGGAGCTGGAAGTTGCCCGTACGACGATGAAGGAGTAGCTACGAAGAAAAAGGCAGTTATAGAGAGGGGAGTTTTGAAGAACTTCCTGGTTGACATGTACTCTGCTAAAAAGTTGGGACTAAAGCCTACGGGAAATGGAATAAGGAGCTCGATATCATCTCTACCTACATCGGGAGTTACAAACTTGGTTGTTGAGAGGGGAGCTCTCAACCTCCAGGAGTTGGTTAAAACACCAAAAGAGGTTATTTTAGTTACGGATGCAATGGGTCTCCATACAATTAATCCAATTTCTGGAGAGTTCTCAATCGGCATAAGTGGAATTTACTTTGTTGATGGTGAAAGGGTAACTCCTGTTACAGGGATGACAGTTGCGGGAAATGTTAAAGAGCTCCTCAGTGGAATAACTGAGGTTGGTGCCGACCAGAAGTGGCTTGGAAACGTTTGTTCACCTTCTGTTTTAGTAAAAGAACTAACGGTTAGTGGAGAGTAA